In a genomic window of Halostella litorea:
- a CDS encoding zinc ribbon domain-containing protein, with the protein MQATGTDASAYREYLTAVGERLRSKGFSERDDSPENYDATVFHRRKVSIKKLGYVDTFVVVARFDSATPDRAEAFSKAAFEYGLANKSLFPRIIGTALVVYPVVVGERFDDALLDWVGSYRNNHLSAYEFPVAVDPTHGRTFYNPSKSFMGWIHYGDFQQFADEQIGPVGGTSGGASDTSDPDVQVNYCPSCGSETAPDAKFCGSCGTEL; encoded by the coding sequence ATGCAGGCGACCGGCACGGACGCGTCGGCGTATCGGGAGTACCTCACCGCCGTGGGCGAACGGCTCCGGTCGAAGGGGTTCTCCGAGCGCGACGACTCACCGGAGAACTACGACGCGACGGTGTTTCACCGGCGGAAGGTCTCGATAAAGAAGCTCGGCTACGTCGACACCTTCGTCGTCGTGGCGCGGTTCGACTCGGCGACCCCGGACCGCGCCGAGGCGTTCAGCAAGGCCGCCTTCGAGTACGGCCTCGCGAACAAGTCGCTGTTCCCGCGGATCATCGGCACCGCGCTGGTCGTCTACCCCGTCGTCGTCGGCGAGCGCTTCGACGACGCCCTCCTCGACTGGGTCGGCTCCTACCGGAACAACCACCTGTCGGCCTACGAGTTCCCGGTCGCCGTCGACCCCACCCACGGCCGCACGTTCTACAACCCCTCGAAGTCGTTCATGGGGTGGATCCACTACGGCGACTTCCAGCAGTTCGCCGACGAGCAGATCGGTCCCGTCGGCGGGACGAGCGGGGGCGCCTCCGACACGTCCGACCCGGACGTACAGGTGAACTACTGCCCGAGTTGCGGGTCCGAGACCGCTCCCGACGCGAAGTTCTGTGGCTCCTGCGGGACGGAACTGTAG
- a CDS encoding cupin domain-containing protein yields MEKVAIDEVDNQVNPLGVHSVRKPVSGALGTEHFAMNYFELDAGESFSGGLHAHGDQEEVFYVESGTATFEVGLDREAVTVEAGELIRFPPGQFQKGYNDGDERVVGWALGAPGATHDWDELQSRVYCPDCEAERTHDVDLVEGTFELTCTECGAVQG; encoded by the coding sequence ATGGAGAAAGTCGCCATCGACGAGGTCGACAACCAGGTCAACCCGCTCGGGGTCCACAGCGTCCGCAAGCCGGTGTCGGGGGCGCTCGGGACCGAGCACTTCGCGATGAACTACTTCGAACTGGACGCCGGCGAGTCCTTCTCCGGCGGGCTTCACGCCCACGGCGACCAGGAGGAGGTGTTCTACGTCGAGTCCGGGACCGCGACGTTCGAGGTCGGCCTCGACCGCGAGGCGGTCACCGTTGAGGCGGGGGAGCTGATCCGGTTCCCGCCCGGGCAGTTCCAGAAGGGGTACAACGACGGCGACGAGCGCGTCGTCGGCTGGGCGCTGGGCGCACCCGGCGCGACCCACGACTGGGACGAACTGCAGTCCAGAGTGTACTGCCCGGACTGCGAGGCCGAGCGGACCCACGACGTCGACCTGGTCGAGGGCACGTTCGAACTCACCTGCACCGAGTGCGGCGCGGTGCAGGGCTGA
- a CDS encoding DUF4097 family beta strand repeat-containing protein, whose product MSDTLTRRTLLAGGVTAALGGLAGCISTSREAEETVTETMAVDDANALVVEGAVGDVSVSGEARDDVRVEGTKRAAGEDGLDRVDVRVERSGGRITVTVDRETENGLLRLSPSPIAVLDIAVPEAFQVADVSADTADVGVDGVAGPTELKTDTGDIRATAVDGDLTTRSDTGDQRVNVVSGRLHATVDTGDVGATGVNGLGDIEADTGDVEVTAATVGGNASVEADTGDVSLAFTEAINAAVTVTSDTGDIVVENLGEVDRVETENSFEATVGEGTHSLTVRTDTGDVTLTGGS is encoded by the coding sequence ATGAGCGATACGCTGACGAGACGAACCCTGCTCGCGGGCGGCGTGACCGCCGCGCTGGGCGGGCTGGCCGGCTGTATCTCGACCTCCCGCGAAGCGGAGGAGACCGTCACGGAGACGATGGCCGTCGACGACGCGAACGCCCTGGTCGTCGAGGGTGCCGTCGGCGACGTCTCCGTCTCGGGGGAGGCCCGCGACGACGTCCGCGTCGAGGGGACGAAACGCGCCGCCGGCGAGGACGGGCTGGACCGCGTCGACGTCCGCGTCGAACGGAGTGGCGGGCGGATAACGGTCACCGTCGACCGGGAGACGGAGAACGGCCTGCTCCGGTTGTCGCCGTCCCCGATCGCGGTGCTCGACATCGCGGTGCCGGAGGCGTTTCAGGTGGCGGACGTCAGCGCAGACACGGCTGACGTCGGGGTCGACGGCGTGGCCGGCCCGACCGAACTGAAAACGGACACGGGCGACATCCGGGCGACCGCCGTCGACGGCGACCTCACGACGCGGAGCGACACGGGCGACCAGCGGGTCAACGTCGTCTCGGGCCGCCTGCACGCGACCGTCGACACCGGGGACGTCGGGGCGACCGGCGTGAACGGCCTCGGCGACATCGAGGCCGACACCGGCGACGTGGAGGTGACGGCGGCCACCGTCGGCGGGAACGCGTCCGTCGAGGCCGACACCGGCGACGTCTCGCTCGCCTTCACCGAGGCCATCAACGCCGCGGTGACCGTCACGTCCGACACCGGCGACATCGTCGTCGAGAACCTGGGCGAGGTCGACCGCGTCGAAACGGAGAATAGCTTCGAGGCGACGGTCGGCGAGGGGACGCACTCGCTGACCGTCCGGACGGACACCGGCGACGTGACGCTCACGGGCGGGTCGTAG
- a CDS encoding histidine kinase N-terminal 7TM domain-containing protein produces MSGPAKSMALLMVVCAVPIAGLAAYAFRNREKPGARGFLLCLVGEAGWSVMLATITWPDLILPVHLNTALRFLFQSLVILGWPLLVWEYTRRGRVHLRPSRVAALLAVPVATILLTATNPAHHLVLAAESPANPTGISDLVLGPGYLAHVVFAVALVTLPVGVLLSDLRSAHGDHRRQLLLLLAGWAVGVPGALQTHLFRTIDWIPLYVDLTPVTFIVATGL; encoded by the coding sequence GTGAGCGGCCCAGCGAAGTCGATGGCGCTCCTGATGGTCGTCTGTGCGGTCCCGATAGCCGGGCTTGCGGCGTACGCGTTCAGGAACCGTGAGAAACCGGGCGCACGCGGGTTCCTGCTCTGTCTCGTCGGCGAGGCCGGCTGGTCGGTCATGCTCGCGACGATAACGTGGCCGGACCTGATACTGCCGGTCCATCTCAACACCGCCCTGCGGTTTCTCTTCCAGTCGCTGGTCATCCTGGGCTGGCCGCTGCTCGTCTGGGAGTACACCCGGCGCGGCCGGGTCCACCTGCGCCCGAGCCGCGTCGCCGCCCTCCTCGCCGTCCCCGTCGCCACGATACTGCTGACGGCGACGAACCCCGCCCACCACCTCGTCCTCGCCGCCGAGTCGCCCGCGAACCCCACCGGAATCAGCGACCTCGTCCTCGGTCCGGGGTATCTCGCACACGTCGTGTTCGCCGTCGCGCTGGTCACGCTCCCCGTGGGCGTGCTCCTGAGCGACCTGCGCTCGGCCCACGGCGACCACCGCCGCCAACTGCTGTTGTTGCTCGCCGGCTGGGCCGTCGGCGTCCCGGGTGCGCTCCAGACGCATCTGTTCAGAACGATCGACTGGATCCCCCTGTACGTCGACCTGACGCCGGTCACGTTCATCGTCGCCACGGGCCTCTAG
- a CDS encoding sensor histidine kinase — translation MFRYRLFGMVPVSRRTTVETMADPVVSVDADGTVVDSNPAAQRLFGVDRRPVGTHLSEFARDHPEIISLYEPNMERTEEVSLDADGRTRHFSFHLRPIEQGGSATGSLIVLREVTRLRERERELDLLKQVFSRVFRHNIRNELTVLNGEARAIAELDESGTFAEPTGRILVSTNQLLAHAEKAISFRRVIDAEPTAVRTDLGAVAAEQVRAVRTDYPDLSIETDLPDDVHVDCHPAVGKAVRELLDNAVRHHPGDVRVSVTVRRDGATGTLVVADDGPGIDPHEVATLEANEESDLQHGSGVGLWLVDLIARKCDGTFTIDADSPLGGTRAKLSFPLAAPDDGETDAGAVS, via the coding sequence GTGTTTCGCTACCGGCTGTTCGGCATGGTGCCGGTCAGCCGCCGGACGACGGTCGAGACGATGGCCGACCCCGTCGTGTCCGTCGACGCCGACGGCACGGTCGTGGACAGCAACCCGGCCGCACAGCGCCTCTTCGGCGTCGACCGGCGACCCGTCGGGACCCACCTCTCCGAGTTCGCCCGCGACCACCCCGAGATCATCTCGCTGTACGAGCCGAACATGGAGCGGACCGAGGAGGTCAGCCTCGACGCCGACGGCCGGACCAGACACTTCTCCTTTCACCTCCGGCCGATCGAGCAGGGCGGCTCCGCCACCGGCTCGCTCATCGTCCTCCGGGAGGTGACCCGCCTGCGGGAGCGCGAACGCGAACTCGACCTACTCAAGCAGGTCTTCTCGCGCGTCTTCCGCCACAACATCCGGAACGAACTCACCGTGTTGAACGGGGAGGCGAGGGCGATAGCGGAACTGGACGAGTCGGGGACGTTCGCCGAGCCGACGGGGCGCATCCTCGTCTCGACGAACCAGTTACTCGCCCACGCGGAGAAGGCCATCAGCTTCCGGCGCGTGATCGACGCCGAGCCGACGGCCGTGCGCACGGACCTCGGGGCGGTGGCGGCCGAGCAGGTGCGGGCCGTCCGGACCGACTATCCGGACCTCAGTATCGAGACCGACCTGCCCGACGACGTCCACGTCGACTGTCACCCGGCCGTCGGGAAGGCCGTCCGGGAACTGCTGGACAACGCGGTCCGGCACCACCCGGGCGACGTCCGCGTCAGCGTGACCGTTCGACGGGACGGGGCGACGGGCACGCTCGTGGTAGCCGACGACGGGCCGGGGATCGACCCCCACGAGGTGGCGACGCTGGAGGCCAACGAGGAGTCCGACCTGCAACACGGCTCCGGTGTGGGGCTGTGGCTGGTCGACCTGATCGCCCGGAAGTGCGACGGGACGTTTACGATCGACGCCGACTCGCCGCTCGGCGGAACGCGGGCGAAGCTTTCGTTCCCGCTTGCGGCACCGGACGATGGGGAAACCGACGCTGGGGCGGTGTCGTAG
- a CDS encoding nitroreductase family protein has translation MERTETRSLREAVAATREPEHEIDPLFVNRWSAYAMTGEPLPESEYLPLFEAARWAPSSRNSQPWRFAYAARGDEAWETFRGFVNDSNRRWADDAAVLAVLFSTTTGDDGRSLSSHSFDAGAAWENLALEGTRRGLVVHPMGGFDHEAASDALDAPDDYVAEVMVAIGERASPDTLPDDLRDHEEPNGRKPLDAVVTRGGF, from the coding sequence ATGGAACGGACCGAGACGCGGTCGCTCCGCGAGGCGGTCGCGGCGACCCGCGAGCCCGAACACGAGATAGACCCGCTGTTCGTCAACCGGTGGTCGGCGTACGCGATGACGGGGGAGCCGCTGCCCGAGTCGGAGTACCTTCCGCTGTTCGAGGCGGCGCGCTGGGCCCCGTCGTCGCGAAACAGCCAGCCGTGGCGGTTCGCGTACGCCGCGCGCGGCGACGAGGCCTGGGAGACGTTCCGGGGGTTCGTGAACGACTCCAACCGGCGGTGGGCGGACGACGCCGCCGTGCTCGCCGTGCTGTTTTCGACGACGACCGGCGACGACGGGCGCTCGCTGTCCTCGCACTCGTTCGACGCCGGGGCGGCGTGGGAGAACCTCGCGCTGGAAGGCACCCGGCGCGGCCTCGTCGTCCACCCGATGGGCGGGTTCGACCACGAGGCCGCGAGCGACGCGCTCGACGCGCCCGATGACTACGTCGCGGAGGTGATGGTCGCCATCGGCGAGCGCGCGTCCCCCGACACGCTGCCCGACGACCTCCGGGACCACGAGGAGCCAAACGGCCGGAAGCCGCTCGACGCCGTCGTCACGAGGGGCGGCTTCTGA
- a CDS encoding 4Fe-4S ferredoxin N-terminal domain-containing protein, producing MAENPDGPHERIPAWDETADAMLADVDYDADLGKRMADDAIRVANGELSEAEFHERYHEEVKAEFGRDDRPTDPENDD from the coding sequence ATGGCTGAGAATCCAGACGGTCCCCACGAGCGGATCCCGGCGTGGGACGAGACGGCGGACGCGATGCTCGCCGACGTCGACTACGACGCCGACCTCGGAAAGCGGATGGCCGACGACGCGATCCGCGTCGCGAACGGCGAACTGTCCGAGGCGGAGTTCCACGAACGGTATCACGAGGAGGTGAAAGCGGAGTTCGGGCGGGACGACCGCCCGACGGACCCCGAGAACGATGACTGA
- a CDS encoding molybdopterin-containing oxidoreductase family protein, translating into MTDDKLTGLRRDVLKSGAVAALGFGTGASVFSTLESAGGDAEANQITSFLGEDRVVKTACSPNCRGKCPLRAFVRDGQVKKVQPQVPEDERYKRGCVLGLSHTQRVYNSTRLKYPMKRASWSPDDPQPGARGEGAQFERIGWGEALDHIANQMERVREEYEPRSVYFETGSGDSGLSGSMQAKLSDLFGGTQMSWSIDINTGLGFRRVTGAGYFNAETNFGEDWQHANTVIVWGSDIFASNLQQDASILLDAIESGAKLVVVDPVYTGTASKADLWLPVRPGKDPYVAMAMIDTVLSEELYDAEFLRERTLAPALVREDGNLLKTGDVFADGDDSTPVAMDAQTGEPVPLEPETYGEYELFGEYTVAGETTTTGLTELRREASNHPAEEVSDLAGVQAEDVRTAARWLATRGPGGIASGYGVDRYKYGHAFGQAYATLLSLTGDYGRHGTIHASHPSGSGYSSGDFFATGDDAVGTSSLYQSDIITAMESGDPYPIKMMYAQASNFLANQLPNRQRWLDAAENLDLIAVADMHHTPTVQHADIVLPASHWFTREDVVGGSNHPHVSYREPAHEPLWEARDDWDIIVGLAERLGYGDEFVADKSEAIEEIIGHDDRIDYDTLVEQGTVHIDDDPVLYQGEFNTPSGRLEIYKEDAPVEDGDDLDEEVSFEVPVPIESRTDDDWEKAEEYPLTFTQKHSKWRIHSQYEYQPWLREINDQPQLDINPKTAKRRGIDDGDYVRVYNDRGEMVVKAKYNDGIRPEMVNTDQGWWVRDYVQGHHNNLTHMDVCEATGNFAFYDTRVEVEPAPDDVDTSKYTSDNPRGADAGAAGGD; encoded by the coding sequence ATGACTGACGACAAGCTAACCGGACTCAGACGGGACGTCCTCAAGTCGGGGGCGGTCGCCGCCCTCGGCTTCGGCACCGGTGCGAGCGTGTTCTCGACGCTCGAAAGCGCCGGCGGCGACGCCGAGGCCAACCAGATCACGAGCTTCCTCGGCGAGGACCGCGTCGTCAAGACCGCGTGTTCGCCCAACTGTCGGGGGAAGTGTCCGCTGCGGGCGTTCGTCCGCGACGGGCAGGTCAAGAAGGTCCAGCCGCAGGTCCCCGAGGACGAACGCTACAAGCGCGGCTGCGTCCTCGGCCTCTCCCACACCCAGCGGGTGTACAACTCGACCCGGCTGAAGTACCCGATGAAGCGGGCCAGCTGGTCGCCGGACGACCCCCAGCCCGGCGCGCGCGGCGAGGGCGCGCAGTTCGAACGCATCGGCTGGGGTGAGGCGCTCGACCACATCGCCAACCAGATGGAGCGGGTCCGCGAGGAGTACGAGCCCCGCAGCGTCTACTTCGAGACCGGCTCCGGCGACTCGGGGCTCAGCGGCTCGATGCAGGCGAAGCTGTCGGACCTGTTCGGCGGCACGCAGATGTCGTGGTCCATCGACATCAACACCGGCCTCGGCTTCAGGCGGGTGACGGGGGCCGGCTACTTCAACGCCGAGACGAACTTCGGCGAGGACTGGCAGCACGCCAACACCGTCATCGTCTGGGGGTCGGACATCTTCGCGAGCAACTTACAGCAGGACGCGTCGATCCTCCTGGACGCCATCGAGAGCGGCGCGAAGCTCGTCGTCGTCGACCCCGTCTACACCGGGACGGCGTCGAAGGCCGACCTCTGGCTGCCGGTTCGGCCCGGGAAGGACCCCTACGTCGCGATGGCGATGATAGACACCGTGCTCTCCGAGGAGCTATACGACGCGGAGTTCCTGCGGGAGCGGACGCTCGCCCCAGCCCTCGTCCGCGAGGACGGTAATCTGCTGAAGACGGGCGACGTGTTCGCGGACGGCGACGACAGCACGCCGGTCGCGATGGACGCCCAGACTGGGGAGCCGGTCCCGCTCGAACCGGAAACCTACGGCGAGTACGAGCTGTTCGGCGAGTACACGGTCGCGGGCGAGACCACGACGACCGGCCTGACGGAGCTCCGGCGTGAGGCCTCGAACCACCCGGCGGAGGAGGTCTCGGATCTGGCCGGCGTCCAGGCCGAGGACGTCCGGACGGCGGCGCGGTGGCTCGCCACCCGCGGCCCCGGCGGGATCGCCTCGGGCTACGGCGTCGACCGCTACAAGTACGGCCACGCCTTCGGCCAGGCGTACGCCACGCTGTTGAGCCTGACGGGCGACTACGGCCGCCACGGGACGATCCACGCCTCGCACCCGAGCGGCAGCGGCTACAGTTCGGGTGACTTCTTCGCGACCGGCGATGACGCGGTCGGAACGTCGTCGCTGTACCAGTCGGACATCATCACGGCGATGGAGAGCGGGGACCCGTACCCGATCAAGATGATGTACGCGCAGGCGTCGAACTTCCTCGCCAACCAGCTGCCGAACCGGCAGCGCTGGCTCGACGCCGCCGAGAACCTGGACCTCATCGCCGTGGCGGACATGCACCACACGCCGACCGTCCAGCACGCCGACATCGTCCTCCCGGCGTCGCACTGGTTCACGCGGGAGGACGTCGTCGGCGGGTCCAACCACCCCCACGTCAGCTATCGCGAGCCCGCACACGAGCCGCTCTGGGAGGCGCGCGACGACTGGGACATCATCGTCGGGCTGGCCGAACGCCTCGGCTACGGGGACGAGTTCGTCGCCGACAAGAGCGAGGCGATCGAGGAGATAATCGGCCACGACGACCGCATCGACTACGACACGCTGGTCGAGCAGGGGACGGTCCACATCGACGACGACCCCGTGCTCTACCAGGGCGAGTTCAACACGCCGTCGGGGCGGCTCGAGATATACAAAGAGGACGCGCCGGTCGAGGACGGCGACGACCTCGACGAGGAGGTTTCCTTCGAGGTGCCGGTGCCGATAGAGAGCCGGACGGACGACGACTGGGAGAAGGCGGAGGAGTACCCGCTCACGTTCACGCAGAAACACTCGAAGTGGCGGATCCACTCCCAGTACGAGTACCAGCCCTGGCTGCGCGAGATAAACGACCAGCCCCAGCTCGACATCAATCCCAAGACCGCCAAGCGCCGCGGCATCGACGACGGGGACTACGTCCGCGTGTACAACGACCGCGGGGAGATGGTCGTGAAGGCGAAGTACAACGACGGGATCAGGCCCGAGATGGTCAACACGGACCAGGGCTGGTGGGTGCGCGACTACGTGCAGGGCCACCACAACAACCTGACCCACATGGACGTCTGCGAGGCGACGGGGAACTTCGCGTTCTACGACACGCGCGTCGAGGTCGAACCCGCGCCCGACGACGTCGACACGAGCAAGTACACGTCGGACAACCCGCGCGGGGCGGACGCCGGCGCTGCCGGAGGTGATTAA
- the dsrO gene encoding sulfate reduction electron transfer complex DsrMKJOP subunit DsrO: MTNYGLVIDQERCIGCQTCAVTCKQENNVPMGQFWNRVLTEGGDHIDTPEGSYPEDGETGNLDMQYQPTACQHCENAPCVKVCPVNATYTRDDGIVEIDYDKCIGCRYCMAACPYNARVFNWDEPEHRPDDGTGDVAERPQGVVEKCTFCSHRVDEGLDPACVVNCPADARIFGDLDDDSSTVSEYVANYNTEQLLEEKGTDPNTYYVQGEMTPGRTWTSDDLESELDDDPSAESVSADDAAGDEPVPHVPAEAGGGDD; the protein is encoded by the coding sequence GTGACCAACTACGGACTCGTCATCGACCAGGAGCGGTGTATCGGCTGTCAGACCTGCGCGGTGACCTGCAAGCAGGAGAACAACGTCCCGATGGGGCAGTTCTGGAACCGCGTGCTGACGGAGGGCGGCGACCACATAGACACGCCCGAGGGCTCCTACCCCGAGGACGGGGAGACCGGCAACCTCGACATGCAGTACCAGCCGACGGCGTGCCAGCACTGCGAGAACGCGCCGTGCGTGAAGGTCTGTCCGGTCAACGCGACGTACACCCGCGACGACGGCATCGTCGAGATAGACTACGACAAGTGCATCGGCTGCCGGTACTGCATGGCCGCCTGCCCGTACAACGCCCGCGTGTTCAACTGGGACGAGCCCGAACACCGCCCGGACGACGGGACGGGCGACGTCGCGGAGCGCCCGCAGGGCGTCGTCGAGAAGTGCACGTTCTGCAGCCACCGCGTCGACGAGGGCCTCGACCCCGCCTGCGTCGTGAACTGTCCGGCCGACGCCCGCATCTTCGGCGACCTCGACGACGACAGCAGCACCGTCTCCGAGTACGTCGCCAACTACAACACCGAACAGCTGCTCGAGGAGAAGGGGACGGACCCGAACACCTACTACGTCCAGGGGGAGATGACGCCCGGCCGGACGTGGACGAGCGACGACCTGGAATCGGAACTCGACGATGACCCGTCGGCGGAGTCGGTGTCGGCCGACGACGCCGCCGGCGACGAGCCGGTGCCACACGTCCCGGCGGAGGCCGGCGGAGGTGACGACTGA
- the nrfD gene encoding NrfD/PsrC family molybdoenzyme membrane anchor subunit, with product MSESAAETERRKPVVPSFGTRWKAWIGVLGLLLVVGLVAWAYQIREGLVVTGMRNVFSWGLYIMLFVMFVGLSAGGLIISSAPKFFHSDRYEGFARLGVLVSFACIVVAGLLILPDIGRPERLYQFFTSPDFRSPMVWDFGIVMLYGALNLWYLWLLTRRDLAARGSRFALGVEDTEAGRERDRRLLFWTAAVALPAAVALHSVTGWIFATQVGRGDWFSPLVAPVFIAKALVSGLGLLLVVAVLVDRYTEFEADRGELTSLGKILGVFLAFHVVYLLAAERLPHAWANHFGFWGITSEFLVGESVYFWLWTGLGGAVPLALLAVPSLRKRIPVIFAASALAVFGTLFEGVRLVFTGYHSVNIDASPGIPVGGEYAGVTTDIWATSGSYTPTLVEVAISLGIVALGALIVTVGLRYLPLQEPSTGTTYATDGGVDEHD from the coding sequence ATGAGCGAGTCGGCGGCCGAGACCGAACGCCGGAAGCCGGTCGTCCCCTCGTTCGGCACGCGGTGGAAGGCCTGGATCGGCGTCCTCGGCCTCCTCCTCGTCGTGGGGCTGGTCGCGTGGGCCTACCAGATACGCGAGGGGCTGGTGGTCACGGGGATGCGCAACGTGTTCTCGTGGGGGCTGTACATCATGCTGTTCGTCATGTTCGTCGGGCTGTCGGCGGGCGGACTCATCATCTCGAGCGCGCCGAAGTTCTTCCACTCGGACCGCTACGAGGGGTTCGCGCGCCTCGGCGTGCTGGTGAGCTTCGCGTGCATCGTCGTCGCGGGGCTGCTCATCCTCCCCGACATCGGTCGCCCGGAGCGGCTCTATCAGTTTTTCACCTCGCCGGACTTCCGGTCGCCGATGGTCTGGGACTTCGGCATCGTCATGCTGTACGGCGCGTTGAACCTCTGGTACCTCTGGCTGCTGACGCGCCGCGACCTGGCCGCACGCGGGTCGCGGTTCGCGCTGGGCGTCGAGGACACCGAGGCGGGCCGGGAGCGTGACCGCCGGCTGCTGTTCTGGACGGCCGCCGTCGCGCTGCCGGCGGCGGTCGCGCTCCACTCGGTCACCGGGTGGATCTTCGCGACGCAGGTCGGCCGGGGAGACTGGTTCAGCCCGCTGGTCGCGCCGGTGTTCATCGCGAAGGCGCTGGTCTCCGGGCTCGGTCTCCTGCTCGTGGTCGCCGTCCTCGTCGACCGCTACACCGAGTTCGAGGCCGACCGCGGTGAACTGACGAGCCTCGGGAAGATACTGGGCGTGTTCCTCGCGTTCCACGTCGTCTACCTGCTGGCGGCCGAACGCCTCCCGCACGCCTGGGCGAACCACTTCGGGTTCTGGGGGATCACGAGCGAGTTCCTCGTCGGCGAGTCGGTGTACTTCTGGCTGTGGACGGGCCTCGGCGGGGCCGTCCCGCTCGCGCTGCTTGCGGTCCCGTCGCTCCGGAAGCGGATCCCGGTCATCTTCGCGGCGAGCGCCCTCGCGGTGTTCGGGACGCTGTTCGAGGGCGTCAGGCTGGTGTTCACCGGCTATCACAGCGTGAACATCGACGCCAGCCCGGGCATCCCCGTGGGCGGCGAGTATGCCGGCGTGACGACCGACATCTGGGCGACGTCGGGGAGCTACACGCCGACGCTGGTCGAGGTCGCCATCTCCCTCGGGATCGTCGCGCTGGGGGCCCTGATCGTGACCGTCGGGCTCCGCTACCTCCCCCTGCAGGAGCCGTCGACGGGGACGACGTACGCGACCGACGGGGGTGTCGACGAGCATGACTGA
- a CDS encoding TorD/DmsD family molecular chaperone, with the protein MTEGTTATARDARELPPAERLAALAVCWQEPTAELVEAVDAGAFGESADGVDEQSLRVEYTRLFLGPGPAQCPPYESVYRDAEEDEADALGPVYGPSTQAVARWYDEYDLRTREEWSAPPDHIATELEFAATLAETEPDHRLDQFLDEHLRQWVDEFAARVRANDPSPFYERLLDRTERTLYGAAGSDGDTA; encoded by the coding sequence ATGACTGAGGGGACGACCGCGACGGCCCGCGACGCCCGGGAACTCCCGCCGGCCGAGCGGCTTGCGGCGCTGGCCGTCTGCTGGCAGGAGCCGACCGCCGAACTCGTCGAGGCCGTCGACGCGGGCGCGTTCGGCGAGTCCGCCGACGGGGTCGACGAGCAGTCGCTCCGCGTGGAGTACACGCGGCTGTTCCTCGGCCCCGGCCCGGCGCAGTGTCCGCCCTACGAGAGCGTCTACCGGGACGCCGAGGAGGACGAGGCGGACGCGCTCGGCCCCGTGTACGGGCCGTCGACGCAGGCCGTCGCCCGCTGGTACGACGAGTACGACCTCCGGACCCGGGAGGAGTGGTCCGCGCCCCCCGACCACATCGCGACGGAACTGGAGTTCGCCGCCACCCTGGCGGAGACCGAACCCGACCACCGGCTCGACCAGTTCCTCGACGAGCACCTCCGGCAGTGGGTCGACGAGTTCGCGGCCCGCGTGCGGGCAAACGACCCGAGCCCGTTCTACGAGCGGCTGCTCGACCGCACGGAACGGACGCTGTACGGGGCGGCCGGCTCCGACGGCGACACGGCGTGA
- a CDS encoding redoxin domain-containing protein, producing MLCHHVLEEGSSAPRFSLPGCIDGEMADFSLDETLARDRVALLVFFPFDFSPVCTNELCAIRDAEWFQLTPEIDVWAISGDSVYAHRTFAEKYDFNFPLLSDCAGRVAESYDVCYEEWESHERIPQRAVFVVDSDRTIRYAWATEDAFEKPDFFPVKQSLDAIAAERDQFGPRNVELTVEYGEGPDQFSS from the coding sequence ATGCTATGTCATCACGTGTTAGAGGAAGGGTCGTCCGCACCGAGGTTTTCCCTCCCGGGGTGTATCGACGGCGAGATGGCCGACTTCAGCCTGGACGAGACCCTCGCGCGGGACAGGGTCGCGTTGCTCGTGTTCTTCCCCTTCGATTTCAGCCCGGTCTGTACGAACGAACTGTGTGCGATCCGCGACGCCGAGTGGTTCCAGCTGACGCCGGAGATAGACGTGTGGGCCATCTCCGGGGACAGCGTCTACGCCCACCGGACGTTCGCCGAGAAGTACGATTTCAACTTTCCGCTGCTCAGCGACTGCGCCGGGCGCGTGGCCGAGTCGTACGACGTCTGCTACGAGGAGTGGGAGTCCCACGAGCGCATCCCCCAGCGTGCCGTCTTCGTCGTCGACTCCGATCGGACGATCCGCTACGCGTGGGCGACGGAGGACGCGTTCGAGAAGCCGGATTTCTTCCCCGTCAAACAGTCACTCGACGCGATAGCGGCCGAACGCGATCAGTTCGGCCCCCGGAACGTCGAACTGACCGTCGAGTACGGCGAGGGCCCCGACCAGTTCAGTTCGTAG